Proteins encoded in a region of the Pseudothermotoga elfii DSM 9442 = NBRC 107921 genome:
- a CDS encoding AMP-binding protein, whose amino-acid sequence MKLFFWTENMQKTYENLIDDINKTKKLKRYIKEKEPYEIYKNLIASILACENVVLLDSDFSNEEILNLGISIENLEEEVDVEDISVSSFEEVLRLIETYGKNWQVTLYTSGTTGRPKRVSHNLETLTRGVKTGERFKNNIWAFAYNPTHFAGLQVFFQAFYNENPMIYVFEMNRKKIEETLRKFKVTNISATPTYYRSIIPYFKNQVTSIERITMGGEKFDEDLERELLRIFPNAKIRNVYASTEAGSLFAAEGDIFKINPEMADKIKISDDNELLIHKSLLGYSHDLQLDGEWYRTGDVVEKIDKNHFRFFARKTEMINIGGYKVNPHEVENEIKKIDGVIDAVVKARKNKVTGNILMADIKVKDGTDVENKEKEIITILSEKLQNWKVPRILNFVEEIETTKTSKKMRI is encoded by the coding sequence ATGAAATTATTTTTCTGGACTGAAAACATGCAGAAAACATATGAGAATTTGATCGATGATATAAATAAAACAAAAAAATTGAAAAGATATATAAAAGAAAAAGAGCCGTATGAGATATACAAAAATTTGATAGCAAGTATATTAGCCTGTGAAAATGTGGTCCTTCTGGATTCGGATTTTTCAAACGAAGAGATATTAAATTTGGGCATTTCTATTGAAAATCTTGAAGAAGAAGTAGATGTTGAAGATATAAGTGTATCGAGTTTTGAAGAAGTGCTGCGATTAATTGAAACATATGGGAAAAACTGGCAGGTTACGCTCTATACTTCTGGAACAACTGGAAGACCAAAAAGAGTTTCACACAACTTGGAAACTTTAACCAGGGGTGTAAAAACTGGGGAGAGATTCAAAAATAACATCTGGGCATTCGCATATAATCCCACACACTTTGCTGGATTACAGGTGTTTTTTCAGGCTTTTTATAACGAAAACCCCATGATTTACGTCTTTGAAATGAATAGAAAGAAAATAGAGGAAACCCTGAGAAAATTCAAAGTAACCAACATTTCCGCAACACCAACATATTACCGCTCGATCATACCGTATTTTAAGAATCAGGTGACTTCTATAGAAAGAATTACAATGGGTGGCGAAAAGTTTGACGAAGATTTAGAAAGGGAACTTTTGAGAATTTTCCCAAACGCGAAGATCAGAAATGTTTATGCGTCGACAGAAGCGGGGAGTTTGTTTGCTGCGGAAGGTGATATATTTAAAATAAATCCAGAAATGGCGGATAAAATAAAAATATCGGACGATAATGAGCTGTTAATCCATAAAAGCCTGTTGGGGTATTCACATGATCTTCAGTTAGATGGCGAATGGTACAGAACCGGCGATGTAGTTGAAAAAATAGATAAAAATCATTTCAGGTTTTTCGCAAGAAAAACAGAGATGATAAACATTGGTGGGTATAAGGTAAACCCACACGAAGTAGAAAATGAGATCAAGAAAATTGATGGAGTAATAGATGCCGTGGTCAAAGCCAGAAAAAATAAAGTAACTGGGAATATATTGATGGCAGATATAAAGGTTAAAGATGGAACGGATGTTGAGAATAAAGAAAAAGAGATAATAACAATTCTGAGTGAAAAATTGCAGAATTGGAAAGTCCCAAGAATTCTGAATTTTGTTGAAGAAATAGAGACAACCAAAACAAGTAAGAAGATGAGAATATGA
- a CDS encoding SDR family NAD(P)-dependent oxidoreductase, with the protein MKTVVVTGDSRGLGSEICKELLRKGYRVIGISRKVSEKVIEMQSIYGKLYNHINFDLSESEKIKDLYIDLLKPEGPIYGLVNNAAIAYDDIVTNAQIEPLEKMFRVNVYSTILLTKYIIRDMLLHNTQGSIVHISSVSAHTGYKGLSMYAATKGAIEAFSKTVAREFGTKKIRSNCVAPGFMETDMSRSLTEEDKKRIYQRNSLKEETKIESVAKAVLFLLDEESYSITGQVIHVDNGTI; encoded by the coding sequence ATGAAGACTGTGGTGGTTACAGGAGATTCACGAGGCTTAGGAAGCGAAATATGCAAAGAGTTGCTAAGAAAAGGTTATAGAGTCATAGGAATAAGCCGAAAAGTGTCTGAAAAAGTTATAGAAATGCAAAGCATCTATGGGAAACTCTATAATCACATAAATTTTGATTTGAGTGAGTCTGAAAAGATAAAAGATTTGTACATCGATCTTTTAAAACCTGAAGGACCGATATACGGATTAGTAAACAATGCAGCAATAGCTTACGATGACATTGTTACAAACGCACAAATTGAACCTTTGGAGAAAATGTTCAGAGTAAATGTTTATTCCACTATATTGTTAACAAAATATATAATAAGGGATATGTTACTTCATAACACCCAGGGAAGTATAGTACATATAAGCTCTGTAAGCGCGCACACAGGATATAAAGGTTTAAGTATGTATGCAGCAACAAAAGGAGCCATCGAGGCTTTTTCCAAAACAGTGGCAAGAGAATTTGGTACTAAGAAAATAAGAAGTAACTGTGTAGCTCCTGGTTTTATGGAAACAGATATGAGTCGATCACTTACAGAAGAAGATAAAAAAAGAATATATCAAAGAAATTCTTTAAAAGAAGAAACGAAAATTGAAAGTGTGGCAAAAGCTGTTCTATT
- the wecB gene encoding non-hydrolyzing UDP-N-acetylglucosamine 2-epimerase, with product MRLLSLVGARPQIIKEAIVHKRLKEHYIEEILVHSGQHYDYNMSDVFFEVLGIKNPDYNLNVGSASHGEMTGKIMIEFEKVVLKEKPDMILVYGDTNTTLAGAIVGAKLKIPVAHIEAGVRQEPKDMPEEINRILTDHVSTYLFCPSMLAVENLKKEGIEKGVYFAGDVMYDLYLQMEKSFRYDTYKALDLEENEYILVTLHRDFNVDSKEKLGKILQQLKKISEQIKIVLPIHPRTKKRIEEFKLWKYLENAVIIEPVDYLNLMGLVKNCWKVITDSGGLQKEAYFAGKQAVVVMPDTGWRELVEAEWNSLSDENNLFDITMEDNSVEYPENVYGDGNSSEKIVEIIKTSFFRNN from the coding sequence ATGAGACTGCTTTCATTAGTTGGGGCAAGGCCGCAGATTATAAAAGAAGCGATTGTTCACAAGAGGTTGAAAGAACATTATATCGAAGAGATACTCGTTCATTCTGGGCAGCACTATGATTACAACATGTCCGATGTGTTTTTTGAGGTGCTTGGCATAAAAAATCCAGACTACAATCTCAATGTCGGTTCAGCCAGTCATGGAGAGATGACAGGAAAGATCATGATAGAGTTTGAAAAAGTAGTTTTGAAAGAAAAACCAGATATGATACTGGTTTATGGAGACACAAACACCACTCTTGCAGGCGCAATCGTTGGAGCAAAGTTAAAGATACCAGTTGCACACATCGAAGCAGGAGTCAGGCAGGAGCCAAAAGATATGCCAGAGGAGATAAACAGAATATTGACAGATCATGTATCAACTTACCTGTTTTGCCCTTCAATGCTTGCCGTAGAGAATCTGAAAAAAGAAGGGATAGAAAAAGGTGTGTATTTTGCTGGCGATGTGATGTACGATCTGTATCTGCAGATGGAAAAAAGTTTCAGGTATGATACGTACAAAGCCCTCGATCTTGAAGAAAATGAATATATTCTTGTCACACTTCACAGAGATTTCAATGTCGACAGCAAAGAGAAATTAGGAAAAATTCTTCAGCAGCTGAAAAAGATATCAGAGCAAATAAAAATAGTGCTTCCAATACATCCAAGGACAAAAAAGAGAATAGAAGAATTCAAACTGTGGAAATATTTAGAAAATGCTGTGATAATCGAGCCGGTAGATTACTTGAATCTAATGGGTCTTGTGAAGAACTGCTGGAAGGTCATAACAGACAGTGGAGGCCTTCAAAAAGAGGCTTATTTCGCTGGAAAACAAGCAGTGGTTGTAATGCCAGACACAGGTTGGAGAGAGCTTGTTGAAGCAGAATGGAACAGTCTATCAGATGAAAATAACTTGTTCGATATAACCATGGAAGATAACTCTGTGGAATATCCTGAAAATGTCTATGGCGATGGAAATTCTTCTGAAAAGATTGTTGAGATTATAAAGACGAGTTTTTTCAGGAATAATTAA
- a CDS encoding acyl carrier protein: MEEEVKKIINKILERKKKEPLKELNYDLSLRNDLDMDSLDLAELTVRIEDAFGIDVFEDGIIDTIGEIMDKINKR; the protein is encoded by the coding sequence ATGGAAGAAGAAGTAAAGAAGATAATAAACAAAATCTTAGAAAGAAAGAAAAAGGAACCATTAAAAGAACTAAATTACGATCTATCGCTGAGAAATGATCTGGATATGGATTCATTAGATCTGGCAGAACTGACTGTTAGGATAGAAGACGCATTTGGAATTGATGTGTTCGAAGACGGGATTATTGATACAATTGGTGAGATAATGGATAAAATTAATAAAAGGTGA